One genomic segment of Linepithema humile isolate Giens D197 chromosome 5, Lhum_UNIL_v1.0, whole genome shotgun sequence includes these proteins:
- the LOC105675331 gene encoding histone H5-like — MTRPKMSALVASAIRNLREIRGSTSKEIMSYIKSQYSNGSDSTIQKQIYTALKRGLDYGILKRDRGYYSLNTDPDMLYKAHTVAPLEQGRRRRRRRRRRRGRGVSGRRGRGRRAGRGRGRGRGRGRGRGRGRRRRRRRRGSRGRSTGRGSPPRTPRTRSLATTKCRICSSKKRTEDTLKKIPMESLQKNMTYLYNKDTNNQPLSRHQSRSRDRSPTHSQSTNSDKEMIDDRDQS; from the exons ATGACGAGACCGAAGATGTCGGCCCTCGTGGCCTCCGCTATTCGCAATCTGCGGGAAATCCGCGGTTCCACGTCGAAGGAAATCATGAGTTACATTAAATCCCAATACAGTAACGGGTCGGACTCGACTATACAGAAACAG ATATACACTGCCTTAAAACGCGGCTTGGACTACGGTATCCTGAAGAGGGACCGCGGTTATTACAGCCTGAATACGGATCCTGACATGCTGTACAAAGCGCACACCGTGGCTCCTTTGGAGCAAGGCAGGAGACGAAGGAGGCGAAGGAGGCGACGACGTGGCCGTGGAGTATCGGGAAGGCGAGGTCGCGGTAGGAGAGCTGGGAGGGGCAGGGGAAGGGgcagaggaagaggaagaggaagaggaagaggaaggaggaggaggaggaggaggagagggAGCAGAGGAAGGAGCACAGGGAGAGGTTCGCCACCTAGAACGCCTAGAACGAGGTCTCTTGCAACAACCAAATGCAGGATATGTTCGTCGAAGAAGCGCACGGAGGACACCTTAAAGAAGATCCCGATGGAAAGCCTTCAGAAGAACATGacttatttgtataataaggACACCAACAATCAGCCGCTGTCCAGACACCAGAGTCGCAGCCGGGATCGAAGTCCGACGCACAGTCAATCGACTAACAGCGACAAGGAGATGATTGACGACCGAGATCAATCGTGA